CCGAGCTCGTCGGCCACCGCGATCGCGGCCAGCGCGTTGCGCACGTTGTGCTCGCCGGGCAGGTTCAGCAGCACCGGCAGCGGCCGCGCGTCCTCGCGCAGCAGCGTGAAGCGCATCCGGCCCGCGTCGGGGCGCACGTCGACCGCGCGGAAGCGCGCGCCCTCGGACAGGCCGTAGCCGAGCACCGGCTTGGAAACGAAGGGCAGGATCTCGCGCACCACCGGATCGTCGACGCAGAGCACCGCCGCGCCGTAGAACGGCAGGCGATGGGTGAAATCGACGAAGGCCTGCTTGAGCCGCGCGAAGTCGTGCCCGTAGGTCTCCATGTGGTCGGCGTCGATGTTCGTGATCACCGCGACCATCGGCGACAGGTTCAGGAACGAGGCGTCGGACTCGTCGGCCTCGACGACGATGTACTCGCCGGTGCCGAGCCTGGCGTTGGCGCCGGCGCTGTTCAGCCGGCCGCCGATCACGAAGGTCGGGTCCAGGCCGCCCGCCGCGAGAACCGACGCGACCAGGCTCGTCGTCGTCGTCTTGCCGTGCGTGCCGGCGATCGCCACGCCCTGCTTGAGCTTCATGAGCTCGGCCAGCATCAGCGCGCGCGGCACCACCGGCACGCGACGGCCCCGGGCCGCGATCACCTCGGGATTGTCGCCGCGCACCGCGGTGGACGTGACCACGCAATCGGCGCCGTCGATGTTGCCGGCCGCGTGACCGATCGCGATCGCGGCGCCGAGCGCCTCGAGCCTGCGCGTGGTGGCGCTGTCGGCCACGTCGGATCCGCTGATCCGGTAGCCCAGGTTCAGCAGCACCTCGGCGATGCCGCTCATGCCGGCGCCGCCGATGCCCACGAAATGGATGTGCTTGACCTTGTGCTTCATTTGTCCAGTGCGACCTCCTCGCAGGCGTCGGCCACGGCGGCCGCCGCATCGGGCCGCGCGAGCGCGCGGGCGCGCGCGGCCATCTGCGCGCAGGCGCCGCGGTCGAGCTCGCCCACGAGCGCCGCGAGCCGCGATGCGTCGAGCTGCGATTGCGGAAGAAGGCGCGCCGCGCCCTGCGACGACAGGTAGCGCGCGTTGGCGGTCTGGTGGTCGTCGACCGCGTGCGGGAATGGCACCAGGACGCTCGCGACCCCGGCGGCGGCGATCTCCGAGACGGTCATCGCGCCGGCCCGGCAGACCAGCAGGTCGGCCTCGCCGTAGGCGGTGGCCATGTCGTCGATGAACTCGACGACCTGCGCGTCGAGCCCGGCCTCGCGGTAGCGGCGCTCGACCTCGTCGCGGCGGCCGCGCCCGGTCTGGTGCACGACCTGCGGGCGGGCGGACGCGGGGAGCGCAGCGATCGCCGCGGGAACCGTCTCGTTGAGCACCTGCGCGCCGAGGCTGCCGCCGACGACCAGCAGCCGCAGCGGGCCGCTGCGGCCCGCATAGCGCAGCGCCGGATCGGCGAGGCCGGCCAGGTCGGCGCGGACCGGGTTGCCGCAGGTGCGCGCGCCGGGCAGCGCGCCCGGGAAGGCCTCGAGGCGCCGGTCCGCCACCTTCGCGAGCAGCCGGTTGGTCAGCCCCGCGACCGAGTTCTGTTCGTGCACGACGAGCGGCCGGCCGGTCAGCGAGGCCATCATGCCGCCGGGGAAGGCCACGTAGCCGCCCATGCCCAGCACGACGGCCGGACGGGCGGCGCGCAGCGCGCGCAGGCTCTGCCAGAAGGCGCGCAGCAGCACCGCCGGCAGCAAGAGCTTGGTCAGGAGGCCCTTGCCGCGCAGCCCGCCGATCGCGACCGGCCGCATCGGGATCCCGTGTTTGGGCACCAGCATGGCCTCCATGCCCGCCGGATTGCCCAGCCACTCGACCTTCCAGCCGCGCGTGCGCATCTCGGCGGCCACCGCGAGGCCGGGCATCACGTGGCCGCCGGTGCCGCCGGCCATGATCATGACGGTCCGGCTCATGCGGCACCCCGCAACGAACGGCGATTCTGGCTCCGGCCGCTCGCCTTGGCTCGCTTGACTTCGCTGCGCGAAGTCAGCCTGCACCGAAATCGAAAACTCATGCGGCACCCCGCATGAGTTTTCGATTTTCGAAGTCCACGCGCAGCAGGATCGCGATCGCCACGCAGTTCACCAGGATGCCCGAGCCGCCGTAGCTCATCAGCGGCAGCGTCAGCCCCTTGGTCGGCAGCAGGCCGGTGTTCACGCCCATGTTGATGAAGGCCTGGAAGCCGATCCACAGGCCGATGCCCTTGGCGACCATCCCCGCGTACACGCGGTCGAGCTTGATCGACTGACGGCCGATCTCGAACGCGCGGCGCGTGAGCCAGAAGAAGGCGACGATGATCGCCATGACCCCGACCAGGCCGAGTTCCTCGCCGATGACCGCCAGCAGGAAGTCGGTGTGCGCCTCGGGCAGGTAGTGCAGCTTCTCCACCGAACCGCCCAGGCCCACGCCGAAGAACTCGCCGCGCCCGAACGCGATCAGCGAGTGCGACAGCTGGTAGCCCTTGCCTAGCGCGTTGGCCTCGTCGAAAGGATCGAGGTAGGCGAAGATCCGCTCGCGGCGCCACGGCGACAGCGCGATCAGCGCCGAGAAGGTGACGCCCGCGATCACGACCAGGCCGGCGAACAGCTTGCCGCTCAGGCCGCCCAGGAACAGGACCCCCATCGCGATCCCGGCGATGACCACGAAGGCGCCCATGT
This genomic window from Zeimonas sediminis contains:
- the murG gene encoding undecaprenyldiphospho-muramoylpentapeptide beta-N-acetylglucosaminyltransferase; this translates as MSRTVMIMAGGTGGHVMPGLAVAAEMRTRGWKVEWLGNPAGMEAMLVPKHGIPMRPVAIGGLRGKGLLTKLLLPAVLLRAFWQSLRALRAARPAVVLGMGGYVAFPGGMMASLTGRPLVVHEQNSVAGLTNRLLAKVADRRLEAFPGALPGARTCGNPVRADLAGLADPALRYAGRSGPLRLLVVGGSLGAQVLNETVPAAIAALPASARPQVVHQTGRGRRDEVERRYREAGLDAQVVEFIDDMATAYGEADLLVCRAGAMTVSEIAAAGVASVLVPFPHAVDDHQTANARYLSSQGAARLLPQSQLDASRLAALVGELDRGACAQMAARARALARPDAAAAVADACEEVALDK
- the murC gene encoding UDP-N-acetylmuramate--L-alanine ligase, coding for MKHKVKHIHFVGIGGAGMSGIAEVLLNLGYRISGSDVADSATTRRLEALGAAIAIGHAAGNIDGADCVVTSTAVRGDNPEVIAARGRRVPVVPRALMLAELMKLKQGVAIAGTHGKTTTTSLVASVLAAGGLDPTFVIGGRLNSAGANARLGTGEYIVVEADESDASFLNLSPMVAVITNIDADHMETYGHDFARLKQAFVDFTHRLPFYGAAVLCVDDPVVREILPFVSKPVLGYGLSEGARFRAVDVRPDAGRMRFTLLREDARPLPVLLNLPGEHNVRNALAAIAVADELGVADEAIASALAEFRGVGRRFQRWGEFASADGGRFTLVDDYGHHPAEMEATLAAARGAFPGRRIVLAFQPHRYTRTRDLFEDFVRVLSTVDLLLLAEVYPAGEAPIVAADGRALTRAIRVGGRVEPVFVEDVADMPGSILDVARDGDVVVTMGAGSIGSVPARLKEIAEQEEGQ